In Armatimonadota bacterium, the sequence GACGCAAAGGCCGCCAACGGCAAGGATAGAAGCGCTAAGGAAAGAAAGAGTGTCTTCTTCATTTGTATTTCCCCCACAGTCAGTCTCATCGAGTCCTCCAATCGAAATCTGACCGTTTGTGCGCATCTCGCCGTTTACTCGGAACGCTTTGTTTGCCAATCGGTCGTCTTCGATATTCAGTCACCGATTGCTGCCCAAAATCTGACCTTTTGTGCGATTTTCTCGTTGAGGAGGTCCATACTGGCCCCATTAGCGAACAAGCGATTGTGGAGTCAAAACAAGTACCGGAGGCCCTGACCTTGGACATCAGTCCATCGTCGCCTTCCCGACCGCAACGGGCGAGGAGCATCGAAGATCTCTTTGAAGATCATTTCGACGCCGTCTATCGCTATCTTTCTCGCCGAATCGGCAATGCCGAGGACGCCAAGGACCTTGCGGCCGAGACATTCGCCGCCGCTATGAGCGGACGGTGCCCCCGAGGCGTCGCCCCTCGTTGCTGGCTCTACGGAATCGCCCGTCGCAAGCTCGCCGACGTCTATCGAAAACGTCGCCGCCACGAACCCCTCGACCCGAACCAAGCCGACCCCTCCAATCTCGAATCGTCGGTGGCCCTTCGTCGGTCCATCGAGGCATTGCCTCCCAATCAGCGCGACGCGTTCCTGCTCCAGGCCCTCGAAGACCTTTCCGTCGACGAAATCGCCCAAGTCATGCGGCGGTCTCGAACCAGCGTCAAGGCCCTTCTCCAACGCGCAAAAGAAACCCTGCGCAAAGACCATAACGACTTCCTACAGGTACCCGATGCAAGAAAATAACGCCCTTCAATCAGCCTTTCCCGCCAGTGATCCCACCGATTTGACCCGATCCGACGTCCTGAACCAAGCCAACCGCATTCATGGCCAGCACCTTCGCCAACGGCGAAACCGAAGCGTGGTTCTTGGCGGCATCGCCACTGTCGCCATCGGCTCCTTCGCAGTCTCCGTTGGTCCGAAAGCTTACGCCTACTACCAATTCCAAAAGATCGCCGGGGCAAGCTCCGACTGCAAAACCGCGGTCATGAAGTCCTACGATATCAAGTCGGACGGAACAACTCAACTCCGCTCCACGACCTACTTCGAAAACGGAAAGTGGAGAATCGAAGACGACGGCAAGGTGACCATCTTTGCCGACCACATTCTTTGGAAGCTCGATCCAGCCCTCCAAAAAGCCACCAAGAAACGGGCGGACGGACCGTTTGCCTATACACCCAGTGGCTTTTCAATCGGGGCGCTGGCTTCGGACCACCAACGCTGGCACTGGTCGGGCCAGAAGATATCGTTTGGATCGGAAACGTACCAGGGCCAGCCGGTCGATGTCGTCACGATGGAGCAGACCACATTCCCCACCCAATCAAAGTTCTTCGCGTCGAAGAACGACCATCGAATTTTCCGAGTGGAAGTTCGCACCCTTAAGAACGGCACATGGATTTTGGGCGGATTCGAAACGATAAGCTACGATCAGCCCCTCCCAGCCAAGACCTTTGCCGTCGATTTCCCCAAGGAAACCCAGGTCATCGATGTCGATCACATCGCCGACGACTGGAAGAAGAAGCTCGAAAAGCCCATCGCAACGCTTAAGTCGGAGCACGGCCAAATCGTGATTCGAGA encodes:
- a CDS encoding sigma-70 family RNA polymerase sigma factor, which gives rise to MYFPHSQSHRVLQSKSDRLCASRRLLGTLCLPIGRLRYSVTDCCPKSDLLCDFLVEEVHTGPISEQAIVESKQVPEALTLDISPSSPSRPQRARSIEDLFEDHFDAVYRYLSRRIGNAEDAKDLAAETFAAAMSGRCPRGVAPRCWLYGIARRKLADVYRKRRRHEPLDPNQADPSNLESSVALRRSIEALPPNQRDAFLLQALEDLSVDEIAQVMRRSRTSVKALLQRAKETLRKDHNDFLQVPDARK